One part of the Sneathia vaginalis genome encodes these proteins:
- a CDS encoding endonuclease/exonuclease/phosphatase family protein: protein MKKFILALFLAFQIFSYSKEFRIMTYNIYGGRLTNPKEISDGIKKYEPDYIALQEVDKNTIRSSFKDFTKEMADNLGYKYYYFQKALDYQNGEFGISVISKYPIKNLYIHELPSTGAEKRQVIVTKLNDSLCIVNTHLGFGDDNKKQVLDLLKVIDYVPGEEKIVCGDFNLTPDTQEYNEICKEYIDTYNEKSEKRIDYIFLKKGENISIDEAKFVNVKNDKGEELSDHRPYIVKLDMKQDIDKKSTEINKH, encoded by the coding sequence ATGAAGAAGTTTATTTTAGCTTTGTTTTTAGCTTTTCAAATTTTTTCATATTCAAAAGAATTTAGAATTATGACATATAACATATATGGAGGGAGATTAACTAATCCTAAGGAAATATCAGATGGTATAAAAAAATATGAACCAGACTATATTGCACTGCAAGAAGTTGATAAAAATACTATAAGAAGTAGCTTTAAAGATTTTACTAAAGAAATGGCAGATAATTTGGGGTATAAGTATTACTATTTCCAAAAAGCATTGGATTATCAAAATGGAGAATTTGGAATATCAGTTATTTCAAAGTACCCTATAAAAAATCTATATATTCATGAATTACCATCAACTGGAGCTGAAAAAAGACAAGTGATAGTTACTAAACTTAATGATTCATTATGTATAGTAAATACACATTTGGGCTTTGGTGATGATAATAAGAAACAAGTTTTAGACTTATTAAAAGTAATAGACTATGTTCCTGGTGAAGAAAAGATTGTATGTGGTGATTTCAATTTAACACCAGATACACAGGAGTATAATGAAATCTGCAAGGAATATATTGACACATATAATGAAAAATCTGAAAAAAGAATAGACTATATTTTTCTAAAAAAAGGTGAAAATATAAGCATAGATGAAGCAAAATTTGTGAATGTAAAAAATGACAAAGGAGAAGAATTATCAGACCACAGACCATATATCGTTAAGTTAGATATGAAACAAGATATTGATAAAAAATCAACAGAAATAAACAAACACTAA